A single window of Streptomyces sp. NBC_00464 DNA harbors:
- a CDS encoding M64 family metallopeptidase — protein MRTSRAAAISMGVALTAIMGAALATPAVAVDPEPAPEPRVAVEYFPQPGGEGRRTEVPLTTETATGRATARSAAPSASTTDGEVGELAVTGPSADRLDVVIVGDGYTADQQDAFHAAAAAKWADITGIEPYASYQGLMNVWTVDAVSAETGITGDPTPDVTKDTALGSYFWCSETERLICADIDKVASYAAKAPEADLVVVVSNSAKYGGAGYSGLEAEGYPFDGVSTLSSDNAQSSMIAAHEIAHSVGLLADEYTYDSYGTWTGGELPDINSSVLTAEQMAANQSKWYRWLGESDPTGGTVGTYEGSSYYPFGIYRPTSNSIMRALNISEFNLPGREAMIAGFYREANALSSEVGTSSAILRSSRIKVSLAGLTGLAAPELRWYVDGVRVKRAQGLTAAVPAALGVPADGRKHTVTAEAADRTESVRDPLVRAEATERLTWTVKASGPKAPKRR, from the coding sequence ATGCGCACTTCCAGAGCAGCCGCAATATCCATGGGCGTCGCGCTCACGGCGATCATGGGGGCGGCCCTCGCCACTCCCGCGGTCGCCGTGGACCCGGAGCCCGCCCCGGAACCGCGGGTGGCCGTGGAGTACTTCCCCCAGCCCGGCGGCGAGGGCCGGCGGACCGAGGTGCCGCTCACCACGGAGACGGCGACCGGCCGGGCCACCGCCCGGAGTGCGGCACCCTCCGCGTCGACCACGGACGGGGAGGTCGGCGAGCTCGCCGTGACCGGCCCTTCGGCCGACCGGCTCGACGTGGTCATCGTCGGCGACGGTTACACCGCCGACCAGCAGGACGCCTTCCACGCCGCGGCAGCCGCCAAGTGGGCGGACATCACCGGCATCGAGCCCTATGCGAGCTATCAGGGTCTGATGAACGTGTGGACCGTGGACGCGGTGTCCGCCGAAACCGGCATCACCGGCGACCCCACCCCCGACGTCACCAAGGACACCGCCCTCGGCAGCTACTTCTGGTGCTCCGAGACCGAGCGCCTGATCTGCGCCGACATCGACAAGGTCGCGTCCTACGCCGCCAAGGCCCCCGAGGCCGACCTGGTCGTCGTCGTCTCCAACTCCGCCAAGTACGGCGGCGCCGGCTACTCGGGGCTCGAAGCGGAGGGATACCCGTTCGACGGCGTCTCGACCCTCTCCTCGGACAACGCCCAGTCGAGCATGATCGCCGCCCACGAGATCGCCCACTCGGTGGGCCTGCTGGCGGACGAGTACACGTACGACAGCTACGGCACCTGGACGGGCGGCGAACTCCCCGACATCAACTCCAGCGTCCTCACCGCGGAACAGATGGCCGCGAACCAGTCCAAGTGGTACCGCTGGCTCGGCGAGAGCGACCCCACGGGCGGCACCGTCGGTACGTACGAGGGCAGCAGCTACTACCCGTTCGGGATCTACCGCCCCACGTCCAACTCCATCATGCGGGCCCTGAACATCAGCGAGTTCAACCTCCCCGGACGCGAGGCCATGATCGCCGGCTTCTACCGCGAGGCCAACGCGTTGAGCAGCGAGGTCGGCACGAGCAGCGCGATCCTCAGGTCCAGCCGCATCAAGGTCTCACTGGCCGGACTCACGGGCCTCGCCGCACCGGAGCTGCGCTGGTACGTCGACGGTGTGCGGGTGAAGCGGGCGCAGGGTCTGACCGCTGCCGTCCCCGCCGCACTGGGTGTTCCCGCGGACGGCAGGAAGCACACCGTCACGGCCGAGGCCGCAGACCGGACCGAGTCGGTCCGCGACCCGCTGGTCCGCGCCGAGGCCACCGAACGCCTGACCTGGACGGTCAAGGCCTCCGGACCCAAGGCCCCGAAGCGCCGCTGA
- a CDS encoding tetratricopeptide repeat protein: MAGTSRATGEPERSPGVGVPPRPHRAHGDERDAPAAIGLRVKRLRKARELTQRQLAEPAYTAAYVSTLEAGKVQPSEAALRHIAGRLGVAYDEVATGRPTHITTALRMELADAQRILAVEDAADARAAYEQILGRAEEYGLTQERAVALVGLGECALETGELTEALARFEAAEHALADDPLPARARAVRGRSVAHYLAGELRYACYLLESAIDGLNTSGLHDPGALLQLYTASIAPYMDMGAHARAAQAAELALALVPQVSDPALVATMHRTVARTLLAEGRVDAAQASLARATELYEQLQIRTELAHCHWMRGYVCAQHDDLVRAETELRIAHSMLVSKRAALYVSQVEVELADVLRRGGKSAEAAELLERLLAGLKPGRGALHAGGAHRLLGLIAEEAGDAEAAELHYATALSLLEQTGAAGDLADICRLLGDLLRGEGRTEAALNAYRTGLGHRAEPGTTTLGPAPARPPFGRWV, from the coding sequence ATGGCGGGAACCAGCAGGGCGACCGGCGAACCGGAGCGGTCGCCCGGGGTCGGAGTTCCGCCCCGGCCGCACCGGGCCCATGGCGACGAGAGGGACGCGCCGGCCGCGATCGGCCTCCGGGTGAAACGGCTGCGCAAGGCCCGTGAACTGACTCAGCGGCAACTTGCCGAGCCCGCGTACACCGCCGCGTACGTCTCCACTCTGGAAGCCGGCAAGGTGCAGCCCTCCGAGGCCGCTCTCCGGCATATCGCCGGCCGCCTCGGTGTCGCCTACGACGAGGTCGCCACAGGCAGGCCCACCCACATCACCACGGCGCTCCGGATGGAACTGGCCGACGCCCAGCGGATACTGGCCGTCGAGGACGCCGCCGACGCACGGGCCGCCTACGAGCAGATCCTCGGCCGCGCCGAGGAGTACGGGCTCACCCAGGAGCGGGCGGTGGCGCTTGTGGGCCTCGGGGAATGCGCGTTGGAGACGGGCGAACTCACCGAGGCCCTGGCCCGGTTCGAAGCGGCCGAGCATGCACTGGCCGACGATCCGCTCCCCGCCCGCGCGCGGGCGGTCCGGGGCAGGTCGGTCGCCCACTACCTGGCCGGTGAACTGCGCTACGCGTGCTACCTGCTGGAGAGCGCCATCGACGGACTGAACACGTCCGGGCTGCACGACCCCGGCGCGCTGCTCCAGCTCTACACGGCCTCGATCGCCCCGTACATGGACATGGGCGCCCACGCCCGTGCCGCGCAGGCGGCCGAACTCGCCCTCGCCCTGGTACCGCAGGTGTCCGACCCCGCCCTGGTCGCCACGATGCACCGGACGGTGGCGCGCACGCTGCTGGCCGAGGGCAGGGTCGACGCCGCACAGGCGTCGCTGGCACGGGCCACCGAGCTCTACGAGCAGCTCCAGATCCGTACCGAACTGGCTCACTGCCATTGGATGCGGGGCTACGTCTGTGCCCAGCACGACGACCTTGTCCGGGCGGAGACGGAACTGCGCATCGCGCACTCGATGCTGGTGTCCAAGCGGGCCGCCCTGTACGTCTCACAGGTGGAGGTCGAACTCGCCGATGTCCTGCGAAGGGGCGGGAAGTCGGCGGAGGCCGCGGAACTTCTGGAACGCCTGCTGGCCGGACTCAAGCCCGGCCGCGGTGCGTTGCACGCCGGCGGCGCCCACCGGCTGCTCGGGCTGATCGCCGAGGAGGCCGGTGACGCCGAGGCGGCCGAGCTGCACTACGCCACCGCGCTCTCCCTGCTCGAACAGACGGGAGCCGCCGGGGATCTCGCCGACATCTGCCGGCTGCTGGGAGACCTGCTGCGCGGTGAGGGGCGGACGGAAGCGGCGCTGAACGCCTACCGGACCGGCCTCGGACACCGCGCCGAACCGGGTACCACCACCCTCGGCCCCGCCCCTGCCCGGCCGCCGTTCGGCCGCTGGGTCTGA
- a CDS encoding alpha/beta fold hydrolase gives MSEFEVELAQGMHVVHDGPREGPPMLLIHGSGASGSTWSPMMPALTARHHVIRVDLPGCGQSPPAASYDVAVQAGRVAALLDDLGLRQVAVAGHSSGGYVATALAEGRPDLVRSLALVSTGPSLDALLPQPAILRLLLGPPFGPLLWSLRSDAAIRSGIRATTVRQVDIPDDLVAGVRGTTYRAFRAVSRCNIAYIDERSVPERLAALKVPLLVVFGAADPRWEPSSAHRYEAVPGSNVELLPGVGHIPLLEAPEATSDLLLRFAGRP, from the coding sequence ATGAGTGAATTCGAGGTTGAACTCGCGCAAGGCATGCATGTGGTCCACGACGGACCGAGGGAGGGGCCGCCGATGTTGCTCATCCACGGATCAGGGGCCTCGGGCTCCACCTGGAGCCCGATGATGCCGGCCCTGACCGCCCGCCACCACGTCATCCGGGTCGACCTCCCCGGCTGCGGCCAGTCCCCGCCCGCGGCGTCGTACGACGTGGCCGTGCAGGCGGGCCGGGTGGCGGCGCTGCTCGACGATCTCGGCCTCCGTCAGGTCGCCGTGGCCGGGCACTCCAGTGGCGGCTACGTCGCCACCGCGCTCGCGGAAGGGCGCCCGGACCTGGTGAGGTCGCTCGCGCTGGTCAGTACCGGACCGAGTCTCGACGCGCTCCTTCCGCAGCCCGCCATCCTCCGCCTCCTGCTGGGCCCGCCCTTCGGCCCGCTCCTCTGGTCGCTCCGCTCGGACGCGGCGATCCGCAGCGGGATCAGGGCGACGACCGTTCGGCAGGTGGACATCCCGGACGACCTCGTCGCCGGCGTACGGGGCACCACGTACCGCGCGTTCCGGGCGGTGTCCCGTTGCAACATCGCCTACATCGACGAGCGGAGCGTGCCCGAACGTCTCGCCGCCCTCAAGGTTCCGTTGCTGGTGGTCTTCGGCGCGGCGGACCCCCGCTGGGAGCCGTCGTCGGCGCACCGGTACGAGGCGGTGCCGGGCAGCAACGTCGAGCTGCTGCCCGGGGTCGGGCACATACCGCTGCTCGAAGCGCCGGAGGCGACCAGTGATCTGCTCCTGCGCTTCGCCGGGAGGCCCTAG
- a CDS encoding NAD(P)H-dependent flavin oxidoreductase codes for MPTALTELTGVRYPIVQTGMGWVAGPRLVSASANAGALGILASATMTVEQLRAAVREVKSRTDAPFGVNLRADAGDAGERVRIIIDEGVRVASFALAPSKDLIARLKDAGVVVIPSIGARRHAEKVAAWGADAVMVQGGEGGGHTGEVATTVLLPQVVDAVDIPVIAAGGFHDGRGLVAALAYGAAGIGMGTRFLLTSDSTVPDAVKAKYLDATVKDVTVTTQVDGLPHRMLRTTMVDSLERSGRVTSTLRALRHASAFRKESGASWPQLVRDGLAMKHGKELTWSQVLLAANTPMLLKASLVEGRTDIGVMASGQVAGLIEDLPSCSELVERIMDEARATLKSLPAAG; via the coding sequence ATTCCCACCGCGCTCACCGAACTGACCGGGGTGCGGTACCCGATCGTGCAGACCGGGATGGGCTGGGTGGCCGGTCCCCGGTTGGTGTCGGCCTCCGCCAACGCCGGGGCGCTCGGCATCCTGGCCTCCGCGACGATGACGGTCGAGCAGCTCCGCGCGGCCGTTCGCGAGGTCAAGTCCCGTACGGACGCGCCGTTCGGCGTGAATCTGCGGGCGGACGCGGGCGACGCGGGCGAGCGGGTCCGGATCATCATCGACGAGGGGGTGCGGGTGGCGTCCTTCGCGCTCGCCCCCTCCAAGGACCTGATCGCCCGCCTCAAGGACGCCGGCGTCGTCGTCATCCCGTCCATCGGCGCCCGCCGGCACGCGGAGAAGGTCGCCGCGTGGGGAGCCGACGCGGTGATGGTGCAGGGCGGCGAGGGCGGCGGCCACACGGGCGAGGTGGCCACCACCGTGCTGCTCCCCCAGGTGGTGGACGCCGTCGACATCCCGGTGATCGCGGCGGGCGGCTTCCACGACGGCCGCGGCCTGGTCGCCGCGCTCGCCTACGGGGCGGCCGGGATCGGCATGGGCACGCGCTTCCTGCTCACCTCCGACAGCACCGTCCCCGACGCGGTGAAGGCGAAGTACCTGGACGCCACCGTCAAGGACGTCACGGTCACCACACAGGTCGACGGTCTGCCGCACCGCATGCTGCGTACCACCATGGTCGACTCACTGGAGCGCTCCGGCCGCGTCACCTCGACCCTGCGGGCGCTGCGGCACGCCTCGGCCTTCCGGAAGGAGTCCGGTGCGAGCTGGCCCCAGCTGGTCCGCGACGGACTGGCGATGAAGCACGGCAAGGAACTGACCTGGAGCCAGGTGCTGCTGGCCGCCAACACCCCCATGCTGCTGAAGGCCTCACTGGTCGAGGGGCGTACGGACATCGGGGTGATGGCCTCGGGCCAGGTGGCCGGCCTGATCGAGGATCTGCCGTCCTGTTCGGAGCTGGTCGAGCGGATCATGGACGAGGCACGGGCGACGCTGAAGTCGCTGCCGGCGGCGGGTTGA
- a CDS encoding CoA-transferase subunit beta — protein MSGTETTAIQAPTRAEYCVVACAEAWRDAGEILASPMGTVPAIGARLARLTFSPELLLTDGEALLIADTPAVGAKPGSIEGWLPFRQHLTLTATGRRHVMMGASQIDRHGNQNISCIGDWARPTRQLLGVRGAPVNTLNNPTSYWVPKHSARVFVEHVDMVSGVGYDRAAEAGTSATRYHRIPEVVSNLGVFDFETPDRTMRLRSLHPGVSLEQVIEATGFALTVPDAVPFTREPTGAELRLIREVIDPKGLREREVPA, from the coding sequence ATGAGCGGCACCGAGACCACCGCCATCCAGGCGCCGACCCGCGCCGAGTACTGCGTGGTGGCCTGCGCAGAGGCCTGGCGGGACGCGGGCGAGATCCTCGCCAGCCCCATGGGCACCGTCCCGGCGATCGGTGCGCGCCTGGCGCGGCTGACCTTCTCCCCCGAGCTGCTGCTGACGGACGGGGAGGCGCTGCTGATCGCCGACACCCCCGCGGTGGGGGCGAAGCCGGGAAGCATCGAAGGCTGGCTGCCGTTCCGCCAGCACCTGACGCTGACCGCCACGGGCCGCCGGCACGTGATGATGGGCGCCAGCCAGATCGACCGCCACGGCAACCAGAACATCTCCTGTATCGGCGACTGGGCCAGGCCCACGCGCCAGCTGCTCGGGGTGCGCGGCGCTCCCGTCAACACCCTCAACAACCCGACGAGTTACTGGGTGCCCAAGCACTCGGCGCGGGTGTTCGTGGAACACGTCGACATGGTCAGCGGGGTCGGGTACGACCGGGCGGCCGAGGCCGGTACGTCCGCGACCCGCTACCACCGGATCCCCGAAGTCGTCAGCAATCTGGGCGTCTTCGACTTCGAGACCCCCGACCGGACGATGCGGCTGCGCTCCCTGCACCCCGGCGTCAGCCTCGAACAGGTCATCGAGGCCACCGGGTTCGCCCTCACCGTCCCCGACGCGGTGCCCTTCACCCGGGAGCCCACGGGGGCCGAACTCCGGCTGATCCGTGAGGTCATCGACCCCAAGGGGCTCCGCGAACGAGAGGTCCCGGCGTGA
- a CDS encoding CoA transferase subunit A — MTADDVVGRLESGMTIGIGGWGSRRKPMALVRALLRSDVTDLTVVSYGGPDVGLLAAAGKIRKLVAAFGTLDSIPLEPHFTAARQRGAFEMVEMDEAMMMWGLTAGAQRLPFMPVRAGLGSDLMKVNPALRTVTSPYEDGEKLVAAPALRLDAALVHLNRSDVQGNGQYLGPDPYFDDLFCEAADQGFVSCERIVETADLLKEQGPQTLLIKRMFVDGVVETPNGAHFTSCVPDHDRDEAFQRAYVRAARDPEAWPAFVERFLSGDEAAYQAAVTAFHQEEA, encoded by the coding sequence ATGACGGCCGACGATGTCGTCGGCCGGCTGGAGAGCGGAATGACGATCGGCATCGGCGGCTGGGGGTCGCGCCGCAAGCCGATGGCTCTGGTGCGGGCGCTGCTGCGCTCGGACGTCACCGACCTGACCGTGGTGTCGTACGGCGGCCCGGACGTGGGTCTGCTCGCGGCGGCGGGGAAGATCCGCAAGCTGGTCGCGGCCTTCGGGACGCTCGACTCGATACCGCTGGAGCCGCATTTCACGGCGGCCCGGCAGCGCGGCGCCTTCGAGATGGTCGAGATGGACGAGGCGATGATGATGTGGGGCCTGACGGCGGGGGCGCAGCGGCTGCCGTTCATGCCGGTGCGCGCCGGCCTGGGCTCGGACCTGATGAAGGTCAACCCCGCTCTGCGTACGGTCACTTCACCGTACGAGGACGGGGAGAAGCTGGTCGCGGCCCCGGCGCTGCGGCTGGACGCGGCCCTGGTCCACCTCAACCGCTCCGACGTACAGGGCAACGGCCAGTACCTGGGCCCCGACCCGTACTTCGACGACCTGTTCTGCGAGGCCGCCGACCAGGGATTCGTCTCCTGCGAGCGGATCGTGGAGACAGCGGATCTGCTCAAGGAGCAGGGGCCGCAGACGCTGTTGATCAAGCGGATGTTCGTCGACGGGGTCGTCGAGACACCGAACGGCGCGCATTTCACCTCCTGCGTGCCCGACCACGACCGGGACGAGGCCTTCCAGCGCGCCTATGTCCGGGCCGCCCGCGACCCCGAGGCCTGGCCCGCCTTCGTCGAACGGTTCCTGTCCGGCGACGAGGCCGCATACCAGGCCGCAGTCACCGCGTTCCACCAGGAGGAAGCATGA
- a CDS encoding enoyl-CoA hydratase family protein: MGVSTSVPREGVAVVTVDYPPVNALPVQGWYDLAAAVRAAGADPDIRCVVLTAEGRGFNAGVDIKEMQRAAGPEALIGANRGCFEAFAAVYECEVPVVAAVHGFCLGGGIGLVGNADVIVAADDASFGLPELDRGALGAATHLARLVPQHLMRTLYYTSRTVSAEELHRHGSVFSVVPREQLTGAALELAGEIAAKDGYLIRLAKAAINGIDPVDVRRSYRFEQGFTFEANLSGVADRVRDTFGTDKEQQT, from the coding sequence ATGGGTGTCTCCACCTCCGTCCCACGCGAGGGCGTCGCCGTCGTCACCGTGGACTACCCCCCGGTCAACGCCCTGCCCGTACAGGGCTGGTACGACCTGGCCGCGGCGGTACGTGCCGCCGGGGCCGACCCGGACATCCGCTGTGTGGTGCTCACCGCCGAGGGACGCGGCTTCAACGCGGGCGTGGACATCAAGGAAATGCAGCGCGCCGCCGGACCCGAGGCGCTGATCGGCGCCAATCGGGGCTGCTTCGAGGCGTTCGCGGCGGTCTACGAGTGCGAGGTCCCGGTCGTCGCCGCCGTGCACGGCTTCTGCCTGGGCGGCGGCATCGGCCTGGTGGGCAACGCGGACGTGATCGTGGCAGCGGACGACGCCTCCTTCGGCCTGCCGGAGCTCGACCGCGGCGCACTCGGCGCGGCCACGCACCTGGCCCGGCTGGTTCCGCAGCACCTGATGCGGACCCTGTACTACACCTCGCGCACCGTGTCGGCCGAGGAACTGCACCGGCACGGCTCGGTGTTCAGCGTCGTGCCGCGCGAGCAGCTCACCGGGGCCGCCCTGGAGCTCGCCGGGGAGATCGCCGCCAAGGACGGCTATCTCATCCGGCTGGCCAAGGCCGCCATCAACGGCATCGACCCCGTCGACGTACGCCGCAGCTACCGCTTCGAGCAGGGCTTCACCTTCGAGGCCAACCTCAGTGGCGTCGCCGACCGTGTGCGCGACACCTTCGGCACGGACAAGGAGCAGCAGACGTGA
- a CDS encoding SDR family oxidoreductase: MTSPTALCAGRVAVVTGAGRGLGRAHALALAAEGAKVVVNDLGVGLDGSGSGTGPAQQVVKEIRAAGGEAVAHNGDIATSEGAASLVAVALDSFGRLDTLVNNAGFLRDRMLVNLDEDDWDAVMRVHLKGHFLPLKHAAAHWRAEAKAGRTPAARVVNTSSGAGLLGSVGQGNYAAAKAGIVGLTLVAAAEMGRYGVQVNAIAPAARTRMTEATFAETMAAPGEGAFDAMAPENVSPLVVWLGSAASAGVSGRVFETEAGRITVMEGWRPGPTADKGARWTPAEAGAAVTGLLAAAETPQPVYGAS, from the coding sequence ATGACCTCACCGACCGCCCTGTGTGCCGGACGCGTCGCAGTCGTCACCGGCGCCGGCCGTGGACTCGGCCGCGCACATGCCCTGGCTCTCGCCGCCGAGGGCGCGAAAGTCGTCGTCAACGACCTGGGCGTCGGGCTCGACGGCTCCGGCTCGGGCACCGGGCCCGCACAGCAGGTCGTGAAGGAGATCCGCGCGGCCGGGGGTGAGGCCGTCGCCCACAACGGTGACATCGCCACGTCCGAGGGCGCCGCCTCCCTCGTCGCCGTCGCGCTCGACTCCTTCGGCCGGCTCGACACACTCGTCAACAACGCCGGATTCCTCCGCGACCGGATGCTGGTCAACCTGGACGAGGACGACTGGGACGCCGTGATGCGCGTCCATCTCAAGGGGCACTTCCTGCCGCTCAAGCACGCTGCGGCGCACTGGCGCGCCGAGGCCAAGGCAGGCCGGACGCCGGCCGCCCGGGTCGTCAACACCAGTTCCGGGGCCGGGCTGCTGGGCAGTGTCGGCCAGGGCAACTACGCGGCCGCCAAGGCCGGCATCGTCGGCCTGACCCTGGTGGCCGCCGCCGAGATGGGCCGCTACGGCGTCCAGGTCAACGCCATCGCCCCGGCCGCCCGGACCCGGATGACCGAGGCGACCTTCGCCGAGACGATGGCGGCCCCCGGGGAGGGCGCCTTCGACGCGATGGCCCCGGAGAACGTCTCGCCGCTCGTCGTCTGGCTGGGCTCCGCCGCATCCGCCGGGGTGAGCGGCCGGGTCTTCGAGACCGAGGCCGGGCGGATCACCGTGATGGAGGGCTGGCGGCCCGGCCCCACCGCCGACAAGGGTGCCCGCTGGACCCCGGCCGAGGCCGGAGCGGCGGTGACCGGTCTGCTGGCCGCGGCCGAGACCCCGCAGCCGGTGTACGGCGCCTCCTGA
- a CDS encoding nuclear transport factor 2 family protein, with the protein MIEDRLAAVEARLGLLEDERDIARTMASYGPLVDGGDAEGVAALWAPDGVYDIDEIFLAGREQIREMVRSPAHRGWIRQGCAHVVGPPHITLDGDEAVAVCHSLMVVHESGRYVVRRATANHWRLRRTQSGWEVVTRTNRILDGRTESPTLLVAGVRGESAGA; encoded by the coding sequence ATGATCGAGGACCGGCTTGCCGCGGTCGAGGCGCGGCTCGGGCTGCTGGAGGACGAGCGCGACATCGCGCGCACGATGGCCTCGTACGGGCCTCTGGTGGACGGAGGCGACGCGGAAGGGGTGGCTGCCCTCTGGGCACCGGACGGCGTGTACGACATCGACGAGATCTTCCTCGCCGGCCGGGAGCAGATCCGCGAGATGGTCCGCTCCCCCGCGCACCGGGGCTGGATCCGGCAGGGCTGCGCCCATGTCGTGGGCCCGCCGCACATCACGCTCGACGGCGACGAGGCGGTGGCGGTGTGCCATTCGCTGATGGTGGTGCACGAGTCGGGGCGGTACGTGGTGCGCCGGGCGACGGCCAACCACTGGCGGCTGCGCCGCACGCAGTCGGGGTGGGAGGTGGTCACCCGGACCAACCGGATCCTGGACGGCCGCACGGAGTCCCCCACGCTGCTGGTGGCCGGGGTACGGGGAGAGTCGGCCGGAGCCTGA
- a CDS encoding TIGR03619 family F420-dependent LLM class oxidoreductase has product MRLGINSPVVTAVPGVHSPWERGAGIEELGAVAEAADRLGFDHLTCSEHVAVPVDIAGQRGGTYWDPLSVFGYLAARTRRIRFATQVLVLGYHHPLEIAKRYGTLDRVSGGRLILGLGVGSLEEEFQLLCAAFEGRGAIADDALAALRASLSRREPAYHGTHFDYEGLVVEPHSVQDRVPLWIGGRTPRSLRRALAHGDGWVPFGLPLDRLREMVGAASLPEGFEVVLSAGRPLDPSGDPDGTSEALRKVSEAGATLVSASLTAGSASHYAEQLEALAAIAGLTVDAEVRA; this is encoded by the coding sequence ATGCGGCTCGGCATCAACAGTCCCGTCGTCACGGCCGTCCCCGGCGTCCATTCCCCGTGGGAACGCGGCGCCGGCATCGAGGAGTTGGGGGCGGTCGCCGAGGCCGCGGACCGGCTCGGCTTCGATCATCTGACCTGTTCGGAACATGTGGCGGTGCCCGTGGACATCGCCGGACAGCGTGGCGGAACCTACTGGGATCCGCTGTCCGTCTTCGGCTACCTGGCCGCCCGGACCCGTCGGATCCGGTTCGCCACCCAGGTCCTGGTGCTCGGCTACCACCACCCGCTGGAGATCGCGAAGCGTTACGGCACGCTGGACCGCGTCTCGGGCGGGCGGCTCATCCTGGGCCTCGGTGTGGGCAGTCTGGAGGAGGAGTTCCAGTTGCTCTGCGCCGCGTTCGAAGGCCGGGGTGCGATCGCCGACGACGCCCTCGCGGCCCTGCGCGCGTCCCTGTCCCGGCGCGAACCCGCCTACCACGGGACGCACTTCGACTACGAGGGTCTCGTGGTGGAGCCGCACTCCGTGCAGGACCGGGTGCCGCTGTGGATCGGAGGCCGCACACCGCGTTCGCTGCGCCGGGCGCTCGCACACGGCGACGGCTGGGTGCCGTTCGGACTGCCGCTCGACCGGCTGCGCGAGATGGTCGGCGCGGCCTCGCTGCCCGAGGGCTTCGAGGTGGTGCTGAGCGCAGGGCGCCCGCTCGATCCGTCGGGCGATCCGGACGGCACGTCCGAGGCGTTGCGGAAGGTGTCCGAGGCCGGTGCCACGCTGGTCAGCGCGTCCCTGACCGCCGGTTCGGCGAGTCACTACGCCGAACAGCTGGAGGCCCTCGCCGCGATCGCGGGCCTCACGGTGGACGCCGAGGTCCGGGCATGA
- a CDS encoding TetR family transcriptional regulator, translated as MPRTNCERTPAQPSSAKQRQRYARMLRAAAHLGAVHGLEGVQMHDVARRSGVAIATLYRYFPSKTHLFAAVLHDQVSRLDAGAPPPSPGAGPVEAVSELLTGASRQLFEQPLLALAMLQSNNVSHVGDGSPVRRTDEILVDLVLRTAGVTDPGEQDRRVVRILEQAWYGLLTTVLYERSSPEAAQDGIRLACRLLLGPVLAGRPA; from the coding sequence GTGCCCCGAACGAACTGCGAGAGAACCCCCGCGCAACCCAGCTCGGCCAAGCAGCGCCAGCGCTACGCCCGCATGCTGCGGGCCGCGGCGCACCTCGGAGCCGTACACGGCCTCGAAGGCGTGCAGATGCACGACGTGGCCCGGCGGTCCGGCGTCGCGATCGCCACCCTGTACCGCTATTTCCCGTCCAAGACCCACCTGTTCGCCGCCGTCCTCCACGACCAGGTGAGCCGCCTCGACGCCGGCGCTCCGCCGCCGTCGCCGGGCGCCGGCCCGGTGGAAGCGGTGAGCGAGCTGCTCACCGGGGCGAGCCGGCAGCTCTTCGAGCAGCCGCTGCTGGCCCTGGCGATGCTCCAGTCCAACAACGTCTCCCACGTGGGCGACGGCAGCCCGGTCCGCCGCACGGACGAGATCCTCGTGGACCTGGTCCTGCGCACGGCGGGGGTGACCGATCCCGGCGAGCAGGACCGGCGGGTGGTCCGCATCCTTGAACAGGCCTGGTACGGACTGCTCACCACCGTTCTGTACGAGCGTTCCTCGCCCGAGGCGGCGCAGGACGGCATCCGGCTGGCCTGCCGCCTCCTCCTCGGCCCGGTCCTGGCCGGACGGCCCGCCTGA